The Coffea arabica cultivar ET-39 chromosome 8e, Coffea Arabica ET-39 HiFi, whole genome shotgun sequence genome window below encodes:
- the LOC140012662 gene encoding uncharacterized protein, producing MWKQLDRLLLNFVWDNLKVTMSVMHLNRSMSDHSPLLISSRNIGIHPSRNFRFLNVWSLRHQFLSMVKEAWGQPVQGRPIRSLLWKLKNVKAALSAWNRDVFGNISDRVKDADEAVKLRELALEADSSELNQSLLHQVQAKLRRELCMEQEFWKQKAKLR from the coding sequence ATGTGGAAGCAGTTGGATCGGCTTCTGCTTAATTTCGTCTGGGATAATCTGAAAGTCACGATGTCCGTTATGCATCTAAATCGATCCATGTCTGATCATTCCCCACTACTGATCTCCTCAAGAAACATTGGGATACACCCTTCCCGTAATTTCAGGTTCCTGAATGTGTGGAGCTTGCGTCATCAATTCTTGAGTATGGTTAAGGAAGCATGGGGTCAGCCGGTACAGGGGCGCCCTATTCGAAGTTTGTTATGGAAGTTGAAGAATGTTAAGGCAGCCTTGAGTGCTTGGAACAGGGATGTGTTTGGTAATATTAGTGACAGAGTCAAGGATGCGGATGAGGCAGTGAAGTTGAGAGAATTGGCTCTGGAAGCAGATTCGTCGGAGCTTAATCAGAGTCTCTTACATCAAGTCCAAGCCAAACTGAGACGGGAGTTATGCATGGAGCAGGAGTTCTGGAAACAGAAGGCGAAGCTCAGATAG
- the LOC113703081 gene encoding alkylated DNA repair protein ALKBH8 homolog isoform X2, translating into MGLPRFTRPKGGDTDRTSPNLYVANCGPAVGLSFDLIASVFSKYGEVKGVYAADESGTRVIVCFDGDNSAKSAMEALHENPCSQLGGRSLHIRYSVKSSDQIQVKDLVQVSLTDSELKVPGVYLLHDFITVREEEELLAAVDSRPWHHLAKRRVQHYGYAFCYETRNVNTNQYLGKLPSFVSVILERISQFQRLGCSVDIELDQLTVNEYPIGVGLSPHVDTHSAFEEPIYSLSLAGPCIMEFRKYSTGVWLPTSTSNFDNEVSDSYSGSNFIRRAIYLPPRSILLLSGEARYAWHHYIPHHKVDRVKDSVVRRGSRRVSFTMRKVRKGPCQCQYPDFCDSQK; encoded by the exons ATGGGGTTGCCAAGATTTACCCGTCCCAAAGGAGGGGATACTGATCGTACTAGTCCAAATTTATATGTAGCCAACTGTGGACCTGCTGTTGGGCTCTCCTTCGATCTAATTGCTTCAGTTTTTAGCAAATATGGCGAAGTAAAGGGTGTCTATGCAGCTGATGAGAGTGGGACTCGAGTTATTGTTTGTTTTGACGGTGACAACTCTGCAAAGTCTGCAATGGAGGCATTGCATGAAAACCCGTGTTCTCAACTGGGTGGCCGCTCTTTACATATTCGATATTCAGTAAAATCAAGTGACCAG ATTCAGGTGAAGGACTTAGTTCAAGTTTCTTTGACGGATTCTGAGTTGAAAGTTCCAGGCGTCTATTTATTGCATGACTTCATCACTGTTAGAGAAGAGGAG GAATTACTTGCAGCGGTTGATAGTAGGCCTTGGCACCATCTTGCTAAAAGAAGGGTTCAGCACTATGGATATGCATTTTGTTATGAG ACAAGAAATGTTAACACGAACCAGTACTTGGGCAAACTTCCCTCGTTTGTGTCTGTTATACTCGAAAGAATCTCACAGTTTCAAAGGCTCGGTTGCTCTGTGGATATAGAGTTGGACCAGCTAACA GTGAATGAATACCCAATTGGTGTGGGTTTGTCACCACATGTGGACACCCATTCAGCATTTGAAGAACCTATTTACAGCCTTTCACTAGCAGGGCCCTGCATCATggagtttagaaaatattcaaCAGGTGTTTGGCTTCCTACGTCTACCTCAAACTTTGATAATGAGGTGTCAGATTCTTATAGTGGCTCAAATTTCATAAGGAGAGCTATATATCTTCCTCCTCGGTCAATTCTATTGTTATCTGGGGAAGCACGGTATGCTTGGCATCACTACATTCCCCACCATAAG GTTGACAGAGTGAAGGACAGTGTGGTTAGAAGGGGCTCAAGGAGAGTGTCATTCACAATGCGCAAG GTTAGGAAAGGACCTTGCCAATGTCAATACCCTGATTTCTGCGATTCTCAAAAATAG
- the LOC113703081 gene encoding alkylated DNA repair protein ALKBH8 homolog isoform X1: MGLPRFTRPKGGDTDRTSPNLYVANCGPAVGLSFDLIASVFSKYGEVKGVYAADESGTRVIVCFDGDNSAKSAMEALHENPCSQLGGRSLHIRYSVKSSDQIQVKDLVQVSLTDSELKVPGVYLLHDFITVREEEELLAAVDSRPWHHLAKRRVQHYGYAFCYETRNVNTNQYLGKLPSFVSVILERISQFQRLGCSVDIELDQLTVNEYPIGVGLSPHVDTHSAFEEPIYSLSLAGPCIMEFRKYSTGVWLPTSTSNFDNEVSDSYSGSNFIRRAIYLPPRSILLLSGEARYAWHHYIPHHKMVFWRKEGKVLNDIHIENSTLREGNLQLLYMVSEERTLESLQRF, translated from the exons ATGGGGTTGCCAAGATTTACCCGTCCCAAAGGAGGGGATACTGATCGTACTAGTCCAAATTTATATGTAGCCAACTGTGGACCTGCTGTTGGGCTCTCCTTCGATCTAATTGCTTCAGTTTTTAGCAAATATGGCGAAGTAAAGGGTGTCTATGCAGCTGATGAGAGTGGGACTCGAGTTATTGTTTGTTTTGACGGTGACAACTCTGCAAAGTCTGCAATGGAGGCATTGCATGAAAACCCGTGTTCTCAACTGGGTGGCCGCTCTTTACATATTCGATATTCAGTAAAATCAAGTGACCAG ATTCAGGTGAAGGACTTAGTTCAAGTTTCTTTGACGGATTCTGAGTTGAAAGTTCCAGGCGTCTATTTATTGCATGACTTCATCACTGTTAGAGAAGAGGAG GAATTACTTGCAGCGGTTGATAGTAGGCCTTGGCACCATCTTGCTAAAAGAAGGGTTCAGCACTATGGATATGCATTTTGTTATGAG ACAAGAAATGTTAACACGAACCAGTACTTGGGCAAACTTCCCTCGTTTGTGTCTGTTATACTCGAAAGAATCTCACAGTTTCAAAGGCTCGGTTGCTCTGTGGATATAGAGTTGGACCAGCTAACA GTGAATGAATACCCAATTGGTGTGGGTTTGTCACCACATGTGGACACCCATTCAGCATTTGAAGAACCTATTTACAGCCTTTCACTAGCAGGGCCCTGCATCATggagtttagaaaatattcaaCAGGTGTTTGGCTTCCTACGTCTACCTCAAACTTTGATAATGAGGTGTCAGATTCTTATAGTGGCTCAAATTTCATAAGGAGAGCTATATATCTTCCTCCTCGGTCAATTCTATTGTTATCTGGGGAAGCACGGTATGCTTGGCATCACTACATTCCCCACCATAAG ATGGTATTCTGGAGAAAAGAGGGGAAAGTATTGAATGATATACATATAGAGAATAGTACTCTAAGAGAGGGGAACTTGCAGCTCTTGTATATGGTTTCTGAGGAGAGAACATTGGAGAGCCTGCAGAGATTTTGA